In Agarivorans gilvus, one genomic interval encodes:
- a CDS encoding dihydrolipoyl dehydrogenase has translation MSNFQVTQSVDVAIIGGGTAGLAAYRAAKEHTDSVLMIEGGPYGTTCARVGCMPSKLLIAAAENAHQYEKSAQFGVNLGKPQIDGHAVMQRVKAERDRFVGFVLESVEGIEAKHKLEGYAEFIDPQHLKVKHADASESVIAAKRIVIASGSRPAYPGAWNELGERLVVNDDIFEWDNLPESVAVFGPGVIGLELGQALHRLGVKVLMFGIGGIVGPLSDPSLNDYANTVFAEEFYLDSDAKVETIERSDKGVKLRYQDKQGKTVETEVEYLVAATGRRPNTDKLGLDKLDIELDERGVPVADHYTLQTSLSHIFIAGDASNQIPLLHEAADQGKIAGDNAGRKNEVRAGLRRTPIAAVFSEPQIAMVGESYREIEKRLGSCGCFEVGEVSFENQGRSRVMLVNKGLAHLYGEQGTGRFLGAEIIGPNAEHLAHLLAWAHQAKMTVSQMLDMPFYHPVIEEGIRTALRDLNAKLHLGPEMIDACMECGVGS, from the coding sequence ATGTCCAATTTCCAAGTAACACAATCTGTAGATGTAGCCATTATCGGCGGTGGAACCGCAGGTTTAGCGGCTTACCGCGCAGCCAAAGAACACACCGATTCAGTATTGATGATTGAAGGGGGCCCTTACGGCACTACTTGTGCGCGAGTTGGCTGCATGCCCAGCAAGCTGCTGATTGCCGCAGCAGAAAATGCTCATCAATATGAAAAATCCGCTCAATTTGGGGTGAACTTAGGAAAACCTCAAATCGATGGTCACGCAGTGATGCAACGAGTTAAAGCGGAACGCGACCGTTTTGTTGGCTTTGTATTAGAGTCTGTAGAAGGCATAGAAGCAAAACATAAGCTCGAAGGTTATGCCGAATTCATCGATCCGCAACATTTAAAAGTAAAACATGCCGATGCTAGCGAATCGGTAATTGCCGCCAAACGTATCGTTATTGCTAGCGGTTCTCGCCCAGCCTACCCTGGCGCTTGGAATGAGCTTGGCGAGCGCTTAGTGGTTAACGACGATATTTTTGAATGGGACAATTTACCAGAATCGGTTGCGGTTTTTGGCCCTGGTGTGATTGGCCTAGAGCTAGGCCAAGCCTTGCACCGCTTAGGCGTTAAAGTACTGATGTTCGGTATTGGTGGTATTGTGGGTCCCTTAAGCGATCCCAGCTTAAACGATTATGCCAACACGGTCTTTGCTGAAGAGTTCTACCTCGATTCCGATGCCAAGGTTGAAACCATCGAGCGCAGCGACAAAGGGGTAAAACTTCGCTACCAAGATAAACAAGGCAAGACAGTTGAGACCGAAGTGGAGTACTTGGTAGCGGCGACGGGGCGTCGACCCAATACCGACAAACTCGGCTTAGACAAGCTAGATATTGAGCTAGACGAGCGCGGTGTACCGGTGGCCGATCACTACACCTTGCAAACTTCGCTTAGTCATATTTTCATTGCTGGCGATGCCAGTAACCAAATCCCCTTGCTTCACGAAGCAGCGGATCAGGGTAAAATCGCTGGCGATAATGCGGGCCGTAAAAACGAGGTTCGAGCCGGATTACGTCGCACCCCAATTGCTGCGGTATTCAGCGAACCACAAATCGCCATGGTAGGTGAAAGCTACCGCGAAATAGAAAAGCGCTTAGGCAGTTGTGGCTGCTTTGAGGTAGGTGAAGTCAGCTTTGAAAATCAAGGCCGTAGTCGCGTGATGTTAGTTAATAAGGGCTTGGCTCACCTTTATGGCGAGCAAGGAACCGGCCGCTTCTTGGGGGCAGAAATCATCGGTCCTAACGCCGAACATCTTGCTCACTTGTTAGCTTGGGCGCATCAAGCCAAGATGACCGTATCGCAAATGCTGGATATGCCCTTCTACCACCCAGTGATTGAAGAAGGTATTCGCACCGCGTTGCGCGACCTTAATGCTAAGTTACACCTTGGCCCTGAAATGATTGATGCCTGCATGGAATGTGGTGTAGGTAGTTAA